In a single window of the Biomphalaria glabrata chromosome 5, xgBioGlab47.1, whole genome shotgun sequence genome:
- the LOC129926427 gene encoding uncharacterized protein LOC129926427, with protein sequence MDNEQSQLLNLPQEILLIIIQYLPSSSLTACCQVHPKLKDLVHHHHFLDRHFRSTLGLLSGKDEDISYDMVPKEMPNLMHLWFYTHNAVTSGKTLLSRDSLFYPLECFHHSLLTWLAQAISTKPGIFEGNHNLASSYSNFTDYHKSNLFKIVYRLPSFVLKPLTKLALLFPDLIWRTILATHCSLHDGKPVNLQNVWYDGFTTDQRDHFDNQFCMEILCDYTKDYFAKMSALLILFRKDRCILWTGVVACFPGCKFEETWAIASLDSTSNVECTKSRCQTVIQTFLTNASTETATNCQWKKRNIYPGLCFHIQSSCRESLTSHLQKEIEQLSLCLKEVLNSGDILKTEIPVLEPNSLQEVIKFNRSRDNVLNEPKQNNSDLSTDDIAASILKHLHYIYRQEVMEYFTDPDTHEVLCPDCSRKWFISNCEIMKCIDQARSCTCLPLHFWPYHCLQGALSKIIHSQNIVF encoded by the exons ATGGACAATGAGCAGTCACAGCTGTTAAATCTACCACAGGAAATACTTTTG ATAATCATTCAGTATTTACCTTCAAGTTCACTGACTGCTTGCTGCCAGGTTCACCCTAAACTGAAGGACTTGGTACACCATCATCATTTTCTAGACAGACATTTTAGAAGCACCCTTGGACTGCTCTCCGGGAAAG atgagGACATTAGCTACGATATGGTCCCAAAAGAAATGCCGAATTTGATGCACCTCTGGTTCTACACCCACAATGCAGTTACTTCCGGAAAGACAttgctgtcacgtgacagccttttcTATCCGCTGGAATGTTTTCATCACTCTCTGTTGACGTGGCTTGCACAGGCCATTAGCACCAAGCCTGGAATCTTTGAAGGGAATCACAATTTAGCTTCCTCCTACTCGAACTTCACAGACTACCACAAGTCAAACCTGTTTAAGATTGTTTATAGATTACCATCATTCGTCCTCAAGCCTTTAACAAAATTAGCCCTGCTCTTTCCAGACCTTATATGGAGAACCATTCTAGCTACCCATTGCTCCTTGCATGACGGGAAACCAGTCAATCTTCAAAACGTCTGGTACGATGGATTCACTACCGATCAGAGAGACCATTTCGACAATCAGTTTTGCATGGAGATTCTCTGCGACTATACAAAAGATTATTTCGCTAAGATGTCCGCATTGCTAATACTCTTCAGGAAAGACAGATGCATTCTTTGGACAGGGGTAGTCGCCTGTTTTCCGGGATGTAAGTTTGAGGAAACGTGGGCGATCGCCTCCCTTGATTCGACCAGCAATGTTGAATGCACTAAATCAAGATGCCAAACAGTGATACAGACATTCCTAACGAATGCCTCTACGGAGACAGCGACAAACTGTCAGTGGAAGAAGAGGAACATTTATCCAGGACTTTGTTTTCACATCCAGTCAAGTTGCAGGGAAAGTCTCACATCTCATCTTCAAAAAGAAATCGAACAGTTGTCTCTATGTTTAAAAGAAGTCTTGAATTCCGGCGATATTTTAAAAACGGAAATTCCCGTTCTCGAACCGAACTCTCTGCAAGAAGTTATCAAGTTCAATCGATCTCGTGATAATGTATTGAATGAGCCTAAGCAGAATAACTCAGATCTGTCAACGGATGATATTGCGGCAAGCATTCTGAAACACTTGCACTATATCTATCGCCAGGAAGTAATGGAGTATTTCACAGATCCTGATACCCATGAAGTTCTGTGTCCCGACTGTAgcagaaaatggtttatatcAAACTGTGAAATCATGAAATGTATTGATCAGGCTCGTTCCTGCACATGTTTGCCGTTGCACTTTTGGCCTTACCACTGTCTACAGGGTGCCTTATCAAAAATTATACATAGTCAGAACATCGTTTTTTAA
- the LOC106079884 gene encoding RWD domain-containing protein 3-like, whose product MEAEQEEEIESLKAIFCQDGELEIKKDSSGTHITVLNNGLKSALHLNITDALWKNISLQFSLPQYYPSTDFPHVTLTCPLFPQASIKTLTDKIHDKATQLQGHPMLMDLICYAQELLSKELLENMCLGGAPSVSQSLVERGPAQHELSPSSFNEKDSMPLLSCNCANHKLAEKIIALLLLDHMRSKQSYSKLIKKWVLELSLTGRLLFCNKLILILLLGDAKNVKDYIIRNKTINVDVDAKGRSCKEKMLTVLCELPVQPGVSITEFSVMELESVDELQKLFLSFSLADIYQEYIENLLAPGFKKKK is encoded by the exons ATGGAAGCAGAGCAGGAAGAAGAAATTGAATCTTTGAAAGCCATTTTTTGTCAAGATGGAGAACTTGAGATAAAGAAAG actCTTCTGGCACACATATAACAGTCTTAAACAACGGATTAAAAAGTGCATTACACTTAAACATCACTGATGCACTGTGGAAAAATATAAGCCTTCAATTTTCACTTCCACAGTATTATCCTTCTACAGACTTTCCTCACGTTACATTGACATGCCCGCTCTTCCCCCAAGCTTCTATCAAAACTTTAACAGACAAAATTCATGACAAAGCTACTCAGTTACAAGGGCACCCTATGCTGATGGATTTGATTTGTTACGCTCAGGAATTACTTTCTAAGGAATTATTAGAAAACATGTGTTTGGGTGGAGCACCCAGTGTATCTCAGTCTTTAGTTGAAAGGGGACCAGCCCAACATGAATTGTCACCTTCGAGTTTCAATGAAAAAGACTCCATGCCTTTATTGTCTTGTAATTGTGCAAATCACAAACTAGCAGAAAAGATAATTGCACTACTTCTATTGGACCACATGAGGTCAAAGCAGAGCTACTCGAAATTAATCAAGAAATGGGTGCTAGAGCTTAGCTTAACAGGAAGATTGTTGTTTTGCAACAAGCTGATTTTGATTCTCTTACTGGGAGATGCCAAAAATGTTAAG GACTACATTATCAGAAACAAAACCATCAATGTTGATGTCGATGCCAAAGGAAGAAGCTGCAAAGAGAAGATGCTTACAGTGCTCTGTGAGCTCCCAGTTCAACCTGGAGTAAG CATTACAGAATTCTCCGTCATGGAACTGGAATCTGTGGATGAGTTGCagaaactttttctttcattttcacTCGCAGACATTTACCAAGAATATATCGAAAATCTCCTGGCTCCTGGTTTCAAAAAGAAGAAGTAG